Proteins encoded within one genomic window of Calonectris borealis chromosome 1, bCalBor7.hap1.2, whole genome shotgun sequence:
- the SLC10A2 gene encoding ileal sodium/bile acid cotransporter, which produces MQTYLLSQQFNAKSSAENSTACPANATICSGTSCVLPEDSFNETLSIILSTVLTIMLALVMFSMGCNVELRKFWDHIKRPWGIFVGFLCQFGIMPLTAFLLSLVFNVLPVQAVVVLIMGCCPGGTASNIIAYWVDGDMDLSISMTTCSTLLAMGMMPLCLFVYTKMWTDSNTIVLPYDSIGISLVALIVPVSFGIYVNHRWPSKAKIILKIGSILGAVLIVLTAVVGGILYKGSWIISPKLWIIGTIFPAAGYSLGFLLARVAGLSWHRCRTVSLETGMQNTQLCSTIVQLSFTPEQLELMFTFPLIYSIFQLLFALLILGGYRVYRRHRVKTKTDVEKTEEKEDSKSTSSHAKINGGFVSNETK; this is translated from the exons ATGCAGACATACCTTCTTTCCCAGCAATTTAACGCTAAGTCTTCGGCAGAAAACTCCACAGCTTGTCCAGCAAATGCTACTATTTGCAGTGGCACCTCTTGTGTGTTACCAGAAGATAGTTTTAACGAAACTTTGAGCATAATTTTAAGTACTGTTCTAACAATCATGCTGGCTTTAGTGATGTTCTCCATGGGTTGCAATGTGGAACTTAGGAAATTCTGGGACCACATAAAAAGACCCTGGGGTATTTTTGTGGGTTTCCTTTGCCAGTTTGGAATTATGCCTCTCACAGCCTTCTTGCTGTCCCTGGTCTTTAACGTGCTTCCTGTTCAAGCTGTTGTGGTGCTGATCATGGGATGCTGTCCAGGGGGCACAGCCTCCAATATCATCGCCTACTGGGTGGATGGAGACATGGACCTAAG CATCAGCATGACAACTTGCTCCACACTGCTTGCAATGGGGATGATGCCACTTTGCCTCTTTGTTTACACCAAGATGTGGACTGATTCTAACACAATTGTACTCCCCTACGACAGCATTG GAATTTCACTGGTAGCTCTTATAGTTCCTGTTTCATTTGGAATATATGTTAACCACAGATGGCCTAGTAAAGCAAAAATCATACTTAAG ATTGGTTCCATTTTGGGAGCAGTCCTCATCGTGCTCACTGCTGTGGTTGGGGGAATACTCTACAAAGGCTCCTGGATTATCTCACCCAAATTATGGATCATTGGCACCATATTTCCAGCAGCTGGCTATTCTCTAGGATTCCTTCTGGCCCGCGTAGCTGGTCTGTCTTGGCACAG ATGTCGTACAGTGTCCCTGGAAACAGGCATGCAGAACACTCAGCTATGTTCGACTATAGTACAGCTCTCATTCACTCCTGAACAACTTGAACTGATGTTTACTTTCCCACTCATCTACAGCATTTTCCAGCTGTTGTTTGCACTACTAATTTTAGGAG GCTACCGTGTTTACAGAAGACACCGGGTCAAAACAAAGACAGATGTcgagaaaacagaggaaaaagaggatTCTAAATCAACGTCATCACATGCTAAAATAAATGGAGGATTTGTATCAAACGAGACCAAATAG